The following DNA comes from Planctomycetota bacterium.
ACTACATCACCCGGGGCGAGGACGGGACGCGGTCCTGGGAGAAAACCTTCGGCGCGAACTACCAGGCCTTCGAGGACCGCTGGCGCGAGTATGTCGAAGCCCTTCAGCCCGATGCCCAACTGGATTGCAAGTCGCATCTGAGGGGGCTCGGCCTCCTGCTCCTGCGGGTGGCGGACAAGACCGATGTCGTCGAGGACATGGCGACCTTCCGCCAGGCGGCCATCGAGGGCCGGCTCGGCAAATGGACCTTGACATCCAGCGACGGCGCCCTCGTTTCGAGCGACGACCGTGACAAAGTCGCCGCCCTCTTCAAGTGCCCCCAGGACAAGCGCCCCGACGCCGACACCAGTTACGAACTGGTCCCCGACCCGGCCGGGGGAACCCCCGTCGTGCGGTGCCGGCACCACGCCGGCATCGTCCTGGAAACTCAGTATGTGAAAGACCCCGAGAGCGGTAGAATGGACGTCACGGTGGTGGCCCGCCCGGCCGCATCGGTCCGGTGACGGTCCCCCCGGCGAGGAGAAGGCCATGATAGACGGTGTGAAAGTGACGCCGCTGAACCCCATTCCCGACGAGCGCGGACGCCTCATGGAAATCTTCCGCTCCGACGAACCGGACTTCGAGAAGTTCGGCCAGGTGTATCTGACGACCGCCTATCCCGGCGTCGTCAAGGCCTGGCACTACCACAAGAAGCAGACCGACAACTTCGTCTGCGTCCAGGGCATGATGAAGGTCGTCCTCTACGACGCCCGCGAAGGTTCGCCCACCCGCGGCGAAGTCAACGAGTTCTT
Coding sequences within:
- a CDS encoding dTDP-4-dehydrorhamnose 3,5-epimerase family protein, giving the protein MIDGVKVTPLNPIPDERGRLMEIFRSDEPDFEKFGQVYLTTAYPGVVKAWHYHKKQTDNFVCVQGMMKVVLYDAREGSPTRGEVNEFFMGVWNPVRLRIPKGVYHGFKCISSGEAIIINTPTEPYNRKEPDEYRLPAHTDEIPYAWSREDR